The Edaphobacter sp. 12200R-103 genome contains a region encoding:
- a CDS encoding AsmA-like C-terminal region-containing protein → MDDSKQHTNSTLTSSRRHKRGVWGWIAISALLVVVGMAAALEILLHRADPILRGRIVETLSTRFDSRVDLDGFHVSVLKGLEVSGDGLRIFPPDDVVAAGATEPLIALKHFSFHANVLGLFQKPMHVGTVKVEGMTISVPPKEARRQAPKSDRHIGKIKIVVDQIECDDSRLIIGTAKPDKEPKEFYLRHIVMHNVGPNSPWRYDATLVNAIPTGEIHAVGTFGPWVNESPGDSSVTGKYTFEHADLNTIKGIAGILSSTGEFTGQLNRIVVDGTTDVPDFSLDTANHPVPLYTKFHAIVDGTSGDTYLQPVDAKLAESEFTCKGEVINIKGKGHQINLDVIVPNGKIQNFLDLAVKQQPAIMTGRLNMKTKLSIRPGDDSVTQKLGLNGQFTLRSIHFVNPEWQDKVDMLSLRAQGKAKQAKPGAEDVHSRMVGNFRMGAGRLRFSRLDYDLPGADINLAGVYSLDGNELDFSGKVRTKAALSNMVATWWKSWLLKPVDPFFRKHGAGAEIPIKISGSKGSPKFGLDLHHKDNEKGN, encoded by the coding sequence CACGTTAACTTCTTCCCGCCGTCATAAGCGGGGAGTTTGGGGCTGGATCGCCATCTCGGCCCTGCTTGTTGTCGTTGGCATGGCTGCTGCCCTGGAGATTTTGCTTCACCGCGCCGACCCCATCCTGCGTGGCAGAATCGTCGAGACGCTCAGCACCCGTTTCGATAGCCGTGTCGATCTGGATGGCTTCCACGTGTCCGTCCTCAAAGGGCTTGAGGTCTCCGGCGATGGCCTGCGCATCTTCCCTCCCGACGATGTGGTTGCTGCCGGGGCGACGGAGCCGCTTATCGCGCTCAAACATTTCTCGTTCCATGCCAATGTCCTGGGCCTGTTTCAGAAGCCGATGCACGTCGGGACGGTGAAGGTCGAGGGCATGACGATCAGCGTTCCGCCAAAGGAGGCGCGACGTCAGGCGCCAAAGAGCGATCGCCATATCGGTAAGATCAAGATCGTCGTCGATCAGATCGAATGCGATGATTCCAGGCTCATCATCGGGACCGCCAAGCCCGACAAGGAGCCCAAGGAGTTTTACCTGCGCCATATCGTGATGCACAACGTAGGGCCGAATAGTCCGTGGCGATATGACGCTACTCTTGTCAATGCCATCCCCACGGGAGAAATTCATGCGGTCGGGACGTTCGGGCCGTGGGTGAATGAGAGCCCCGGCGATTCCTCGGTAACGGGCAAGTACACCTTCGAGCATGCGGACCTGAATACCATCAAGGGAATTGCCGGAATTCTCTCATCGACCGGAGAGTTTACCGGACAGCTGAATCGGATTGTCGTCGATGGAACGACGGACGTTCCTGACTTCTCGCTCGATACCGCGAACCATCCCGTCCCGCTCTATACAAAGTTTCATGCCATCGTCGACGGCACCAGCGGAGACACCTATCTGCAGCCGGTCGACGCAAAGCTGGCCGAGTCCGAATTCACCTGCAAGGGCGAGGTGATCAATATCAAAGGCAAAGGTCACCAGATCAATCTGGATGTCATCGTTCCAAACGGAAAGATTCAGAACTTCCTCGATCTTGCGGTAAAGCAGCAGCCCGCGATCATGACAGGCCGTTTGAACATGAAGACGAAACTCTCCATTCGGCCTGGAGACGACAGTGTCACTCAAAAGCTCGGACTGAATGGACAGTTCACGCTCCGATCCATTCACTTCGTCAATCCGGAGTGGCAGGACAAAGTCGACATGCTAAGCCTTCGCGCTCAGGGAAAGGCGAAACAGGCCAAGCCAGGTGCGGAAGACGTTCATTCGCGTATGGTGGGCAACTTCCGCATGGGCGCAGGTAGGCTGCGATTTAGCCGTCTGGATTACGATCTACCCGGTGCCGACATCAATCTCGCAGGAGTCTATTCCCTCGATGGCAACGAACTGGACTTCAGCGGCAAGGTCCGCACCAAGGCTGCACTTTCCAATATGGTGGCCACGTGGTGGAAGTCATGGCTGCTGAAGCCGGTGGATCCTTTCTTCCGCAAGCACGGCGCCGGAGCCGAGATCCCCATCAAGATCAGCGGCTCGAAGGGCTCACCCAAATTCGGACTCGATCTCCATCACAAAGACAACGAGAAAGGGAACTGA